The nucleotide window CGTGGAGAAGAGGCGAAAGATATCAAAAAATCTGCAAGAAAAAAAGCACGTAGATGGGTTGTTGAACGTACACATAGTTGGTTCAACCGATTTAGAGGGTTATTGATTCGTTGGTCTAAAAGACCAGATGCTTACATAGGCTTATTGCATCTCGCATGTGGAATAATTACATGGAGGTCAATCTAATGGGATAGGCTCTTAATTAATCCAGAAGGAAAGATTGCCTTTGTGTGGGAGAAAGTCAGCGTGACTAGGCATACAGATGATGTGAAGAAGAAAATTATGGAATTGCAGAAGTAAATTTAATACACCACTGCAACCAATATTCCCTGCACATCGTCAAAGCGAACTTTTTCTTTGTCAGGAATTGGATTATTGTCACCTTTCACCACATAATAAACACCAAATTCATCGTTCTCAATCGCGATAACGCGATGAATCACGACCCCATTTCCAGACCTATAGCTGATCACATCACCAACATGAATGTCCTCTTCAGAATCTGGTTTAATTTCAATCCCATTCGCGCCAACATCAAGCAAAGGATCCATGGAATTCGTGTCTGTAAAACTGCTCCAAACAGGGTCATCAACGTCAAGCACAACACGATCATCATAGACACGAATCTGTTCTTCAGTAATATGATCATTAGGAGACATAATCTCTGAAGAAGAAAAAGTCAGAAAATTATTGACTTTTTCAAGAACACCATCCTGCCCAGGAACAATAACATTTTCGTCCGAAGAAGCAGAAAAATCAAGATATAAGGAGTGTCCAATCCAGCCAAGAGCGACAGCTGAAACAACAACCAAATAGATCAATACATGCCCCTTAAATAAACCCCAAGCCATGGAGCAAAGAAACC belongs to Candidatus Woesearchaeota archaeon and includes:
- a CDS encoding transposase; this translates as RGEEAKDIKKSARKKARRWVVERTHSWFNRFRGLLIRWSKRPDAYIGLLHLACGIITWRSI
- a CDS encoding signal peptidase I, with the translated sequence MAWGLFKGHVLIYLVVVSAVALGWIGHSLYLDFSASSDENVIVPGQDGVLEKVNNFLTFSSSEIMSPNDHITEEQIRVYDDRVVLDVDDPVWSSFTDTNSMDPLLDVGANGIEIKPDSEEDIHVGDVISYRSGNGVVIHRVIAIENDEFGVYYVVKGDNNPIPDKEKVRFDDVQGILVAVVY